In the genome of Pseudonocardia cypriaca, the window GGGGACCGCACCGAGGCGCAGTGGCGCTGGGGCGTCACGGTCAACGGCTACGCGGTCACCGACCTCGCCGACGCCGTGCACGCGAGCCTCGACGCCGAGGTCGACCGCCTCGTCGCCGAGTACGAGGAGCGCTACGAGGTCGTCCCGGAGCTGCGGCGGGGCGGCGAGCGGCACGAGTCGCTCCGCTACGGCGCACGGATCGAGCTGGGCCTGCGCGCGTTGCTCGACAAGACGGGCGCGAAGGCGTTCACCACCAACTTCGAGGACCTCGGCGCGCTGCGCCAGCTCCCGGGCCTCGCCGTGCAGCGGCTGATGGCCGAGGGCTACGGGTTCGCGGGCGAGGGCGACTGGAAGACGGCCACGCTGCTGCGCACGTTGAAGGTCGCGGCCGAGGGCCTTCCCGGCGGCACGTCCTTCATGGAGGACTACACCTACCACCTCGGCCCGGGCAGGCCGAAGGTGCTGGGCGCCCACATGCTCGAGGTGTGCCCGACGATCGCGGCCGCCACCCCCCGCGTGGAGATCCACCCGCTCGGCATCGGCAACCGCGAGGACCCGGTCCGCATGGTGTTCGACGCCGAGCCGGGCGAGGCCGTCGTCGTCGGCATGTCGGACATGGGCGACCGGTTCCGGCTCGTGCTCAACGAGATCGACGTGGTGCCGGCCGACGAGCCGCTGCCCAAGCTGCCCGTCGCCCGGGCGGTGTGGGAGCCACGACCGGACCTCGCCACATCGGCGGAGACCTGGATCATGGCGGGTGGCCCGCACCACACGGTCCTCTCCACGGCCCTGTCCACCGATGAGGTCGCCGACCTCGCCGAGTTCGCCCGCACCGAGCTCGTCGTGATCGACGCCGACACGCAGGTACGCCGGTTCCAGCAGGAGCTGCGCTGGAACCAGGCCTACTACCGGCTCGCCGGCGCCCTGTAGACAGTGCTCATGGACGTCATGTGGCTGCGCAGCAGCGCGCTCGAGGTCGGCGTGATCACGTACGGGGCGCGGATCGTCGCGGTCCGCACCCCGGACCGCGACGGGACGTGGGGCGGCATCGCACTCGGCCTCGCCGACCTCGACGCGTACCGCCGCGACCCCGCGTACCTCGGCGCGTGCGTGGGCCGCTACGCCAACCGGATCGCCGGCGCGCGGTTCACCCTCGACGGGGTCGAGTACCGGATCCCGCCGAACGAGGGTGAGAACGCGCTGCACGGAGGGCCGGGCGGTTTCGAGTCCGCGGAGTGGGTCACCGACGGGCCGGACGGCTCGTCGGTGACGCTCCGGCACACCAGCCCGGACGGCGACAACGGCTTCCCCGGCACGCTCTCCGCCGCCGTCACGTACACGGTGGACGGCCCGGAGCTCTCCATCGAGCACACCGCCACCACGGACGCGCCGACGGTGGTGAACCTGACCAACCACGCGTACTGGAACCTCGCGGGCGGCGGCAGTGCCGAGGACCACGAGGTGCAGCTGCACGCCGGCCGCGTCCTGCCGGTCGACGGCGAGTCGCTGCCCACCGGCCCGCCGATCCCGGTCGACGGCACCCCCCTGGACTTCCGCTCCCCAGCGCGGCTCGGCGCCCGGATCCGGGACGGCCACCCGCAGCTCGTCGCGGTGCGCGGGCACGATCACACCTACGTGCTCGATGACGCACCCGGCGAGCTGCGGGCCGCCGCCCGCGTGGTGGAGCCGCGCACCGGCCGCACCCTCGAGCTGCGCACCGACCAGCCGAGCGTGCAGTTCTACACCGGCAACATGCTGGACGGCACGCTCGTGCTCGGCGATGGCAGAACGGCTCGCCAGGCCGACGCGTTCTGCCTGGAGGCGCAGGGCTTCCCCGACGCCCCCAACCACCCCGACTACCCCTCCACCGTCCTGCGGCCCGGCGAGGAGTACCGCTCCCGGATGGTCTTCACGTTCGGCACGGTGTAGCCGGGGTCGACCACCGGACGCTCACGGCGAGAGGCTGCTCGACGGGCGAGGGGGTCGCTCGGGCGACGGGTTCACCTCTTCATCGACCACCGGTGGCTTCAGGAAGCCGGTCGCCCATGCGGCCACGGCGGCGATCACGGCGATCACGATGCCGGTCAGCACCGCGGCCGAGGTCGTGGAGGTCTCGATCGCCCGCCCGCCGGCGATCGAGCCCAACGCGACGCCCACGTTGGCAGCGGATGCGGGCAGGGACTGCGCGAGCGAGCCACCGGGGCCGGCCAGGCTCACCACCCGGTACTGGAGTGAGGGCGCCGTTCCGCCGACGAACAGGCCCAGTGCCGCGAGTGCCAGCATCGCGAGGAACGCCGCCGCGCCGACGAGGTACAGCGCCAGCAGGGCCGCCAGTGCGCCGGTGGCCCCGACGACCAAGGTGCGTGCAGCGTTGGCGTCGGCGAACCGTCCGCCCGCGAACGAGCCGATCGCCGTGGCTGCGCCGTACGCCAGGAGGAAGGCGCTGATCAGTGCGCCGGAGACGCCGGTGACGCTCTCCAGGAACGGCACGATGTAGGTCAGCGCCGAGAACACCGCCCCGAACACCAGGACGGCCAGCAGCAGCACCGCGAGCACCCGCGGAGCGAACGCGTACCGGGCCTGGTCCCCCGCGCCGCCACCCGTGCTCGGCACCGACGGCACCACCACCAGCGAGGCGATCAGTGCGACCGCGCTGAGCACGACGATCGCGACGAACGAGCCGCGCCATCCCAGCGCCTGGCCGACCAGCGTGCCCAGCGGCACGCCGAGCGCCGCCGACACCGCGACGCCGGAGAAGACCACCGACATCGCCCGGCCCCTGCGCTCGGGCGGCACGACTGCCGTCCCGGCCGCGAACGCGCCGGCGATGAACAGGCCCTGGAACGCACCGGCGCCGACACGTGCGGCGAGGAACGAGCCGTAGTCGGGGGTCAGCACCGCGACCACGTTGGCCACGACGAACAGGAGGAGGGACCCGACGAGGACGTGCCGCCTGTCCGACCTGATCGCCAAGGCGGTCAGGATCGGTCCGCCGATGGCCAGGCCGGCCGCGTAGGCGGTCACCAGGGTGCCGGCCGC includes:
- the araA gene encoding L-arabinose isomerase, with translation MTGRVWFLTGSQGLYGEETLQQVAQQSQEIAKELGAALPVELAWKPVLTDSPGIHQTMLAANADPDCIGVIAWMHTFSPARMWIHGLDALQKPLLHLHTQANQALPWSTIDMDFMNLNQAAHGDREFGYIEARLGVVRKIVAGHVSDAVVQGKVASWTRAARGWAEVRSLRLARFGDTMRDVAVTEGDRTEAQWRWGVTVNGYAVTDLADAVHASLDAEVDRLVAEYEERYEVVPELRRGGERHESLRYGARIELGLRALLDKTGAKAFTTNFEDLGALRQLPGLAVQRLMAEGYGFAGEGDWKTATLLRTLKVAAEGLPGGTSFMEDYTYHLGPGRPKVLGAHMLEVCPTIAAATPRVEIHPLGIGNREDPVRMVFDAEPGEAVVVGMSDMGDRFRLVLNEIDVVPADEPLPKLPVARAVWEPRPDLATSAETWIMAGGPHHTVLSTALSTDEVADLAEFARTELVVIDADTQVRRFQQELRWNQAYYRLAGAL
- a CDS encoding aldose epimerase family protein; the protein is MDVMWLRSSALEVGVITYGARIVAVRTPDRDGTWGGIALGLADLDAYRRDPAYLGACVGRYANRIAGARFTLDGVEYRIPPNEGENALHGGPGGFESAEWVTDGPDGSSVTLRHTSPDGDNGFPGTLSAAVTYTVDGPELSIEHTATTDAPTVVNLTNHAYWNLAGGGSAEDHEVQLHAGRVLPVDGESLPTGPPIPVDGTPLDFRSPARLGARIRDGHPQLVAVRGHDHTYVLDDAPGELRAAARVVEPRTGRTLELRTDQPSVQFYTGNMLDGTLVLGDGRTARQADAFCLEAQGFPDAPNHPDYPSTVLRPGEEYRSRMVFTFGTV
- a CDS encoding MFS transporter; this translates as MTERMSTAQAPPSKGRANLVLATLFLGTFVLGSAELLVVGVLNLVAADLRVSIPAAGTLVTAYAAGLAIGGPILTALAIRSDRRHVLVGSLLLFVVANVVAVLTPDYGSFLAARVGAGAFQGLFIAGAFAAGTAVVPPERRGRAMSVVFSGVAVSAALGVPLGTLVGQALGWRGSFVAIVVLSAVALIASLVVVPSVPSTGGGAGDQARYAFAPRVLAVLLLAVLVFGAVFSALTYIVPFLESVTGVSGALISAFLLAYGAATAIGSFAGGRFADANAARTLVVGATGALAALLALYLVGAAAFLAMLALAALGLFVGGTAPSLQYRVVSLAGPGGSLAQSLPASAANVGVALGSIAGGRAIETSTTSAAVLTGIVIAVIAAVAAWATGFLKPPVVDEEVNPSPERPPRPSSSLSP